Proteins found in one Calypte anna isolate BGI_N300 chromosome 10, bCalAnn1_v1.p, whole genome shotgun sequence genomic segment:
- the TUBGCP4 gene encoding gamma-tubulin complex component 4 gives MIHELLLALSGYPGAAFTWSKRGGLQVSQELPFLHPSETSVLNRLCRLGTDYIRFAEFVEQYTGHVQQQDHHPSQQNQSGLHGIYLRAFCTGLDSVLQPYRQALLDLEQEFLADPHLSISHVNYSLDQFQLLFPSVMVMVEQIKAQKIHGCQILETVHKHSCGGLPPVRSALEKILAVCHGVMYKQLSAWMLHGLLLDQHEEFFIKQGPSSGNVPSQPEEDDDDLGIGGLTGKQLRELQDLRLIEEENMLAPSLKQFSLRVEMLPSYIPVRVAEKILFVGESVQMFENQNVNLTRKGSILKNQEDTFAAELHRLKQQPLFSLVDFESVVDWIRSTVAEHLWKLMVEESDLLGQLKIIKDFYLLGRGELFQAFIDTAQHMLKTPPTAVTEHDVNVAFQQSAHKVLLDDDNLLPLLHLTIEYHGKEHKDTCQTREGPSRELSPREAPTSGWAALGLYYKVQWPLHILFTPAVLEKYNVVFKYLLSVRRVQAELQHCWALQMQRKHLKSNRTDAIKWRLRDHMAFLVDNLQYYLQVDVLESQFSQLLQQINATRDFESIRLAHDHFLSNLLAQSFILLKPVFHCLTEILDLCHSFCSLVSQNLGPLDERGAAQLGILVKGFSRQSSLLFKILSSVRNHQINSDLAQLLLRLDYNKYYTQAGGTLGSFGV, from the exons ATGATCCAcgagctgctgctggcactgagcGGGTACCCGGGCGCCGCCTTCACCTGGAGCAAGCGCGGCGGCCTGCAG GTTTCTCAGGAACTGCCGTTCCTCCATCCTAGCGAGACCAGCGTTCTGAACCGGCTCTGCCGCCTTGGCACCGACTACATCCGCTTCGCCGAATTCGTAGAGCAGTACACGGGACACGTACAGCAGCAG GATCATCATCCATCTCAGCAAAACCAAAGTGGATTACATGGCATTTATTTGCGAGCCTTCTGCACAGGTCTTGATTCGGTGCTGCAGCCGTATCGACAAGCACTACTTGACCTAGAACAAGAG TTTCTGGCTGACCCGCATCTTTCAATCTCACATGTTAATTATTCCTTGGACCAG TTTCAGTTACTCTTCCCATCTGTGATGGTCATGGTGGAACAGATCAAGGCTCAGAAG atcCATGGATGTCAGATATTAGAGACAGTCCACAAACATAGCTGTGGGGGGCTGCCTCCTGTTCGCAGTGCTCTTGAAAA GATTCTGGCTGTGTGTCATGGAGTCATGTATAAGCAGCTGTCTGCCTGGATGCTGCATGGGTTGCTCCTAGACCAACATGAAGAGTTCTTTATCAAACAGGGCCCCTCTTCTGGGAATGTCCCTAGCCAACCCGAAGAAGATGACGATGACCTAGGAATTGGGGGACTTACAGGAAAACAGCTACGAGAACTGCAGGACCTG CGCTTGATTGAGGAGGAGAACATGTTAGCTCCATCTCTAAAACAGTTTTCTCTGCGAGTAGAAATGCTGCCTTCATACATTCCTGTCCGAGTTGCTGAGAAAATCCTTTTTGTGGGAGAATCTGTACAGATGTTCGAAAATCAAAATGTGAACCTGACCAGAAAAG GCTCCATCCTAAAAAACCAGGAGGATACTTTCGCAGCAGAGCTACATCGACTCAAGCAGCAACCACTCTTCAGTTTGGTGGACTTTGAATCAGTGGTTGACTGGATACGAAGCACTGTTGCTGAG CATCTCTGGAAACTGATGGTAGAGGAATCAGATTTACTAGGACAACTGAAG ATTATAAAAGACTTCTACCTTTTGGGAAGAGGTGAGCTGTTTCAGGCCTTCATTGATACTGCACAACACATGTTAAAAACACCACCTACGGCTGTAACTGAACATG ATGTCAACGTTGCGTTTCAGCAGTCTGCTCATAAGGTGCTTTTAGATGATGACaacctccttccccttcttcacttAACCATTGAGTATCACGGAAAGGAGCACAAAG atacttgTCAGACTCGTGAAGGGCCTTCCCGGGAGTTATCTCCACGTGAGGCCCCCACATCTGGATGGGCAGCTCTGGGCCTTTACTACAAAGTTCAATGGCCACTGCACATTCTCTTTACTCCTGCTGTTCTGGAGAA GTACAATGTTGTGTTCAAATACCTGCTGAGTGTGCGACGAGTCCAGGCTGAGCTACAGCACTGCTGGGCTCTCCAGATGCAACGCAAACACCTGAAATCTAACAGAACTGATGCCATAAAGTGGCGTCTGAGGGACCACATGGCTTTCCTTGTGGACAATCTTCAGTATTATCTGCAG GTGGATGTCCTGGAATCACAGTTCtcacagcttctgcagcagaTAAATGCCACACGAGACTTTGAGAGTATACGACTCGCTCATGATCATTTCTTAAGTAATCTGTTGGCTCAGTCTTTCATCCTCCTAAAGCCT GTTTTCCACTGCTTAACTGAAATTCTGGATCTTTGTCACAGCTTTTGTTCTCTGGTCAGTCAGAATCTGGGGCCATTGGATGAACGGGGTGCTGCACAACTAGGTATTTTGGTGAAG GGATTCAGTCGTCAGTCATCACTTCTTTTCAAGATTCTTTCTAGTGTTCGCAACCATCAGATAAACTCTGATTTAGCTCAACTGCTGCTACGCTTGGATTATAACAAATACTACACCCAGGCTGGAGGAACCTTGGGCAG TTTTGGTGTTTAA